In Firmicutes bacterium ASF500, a single genomic region encodes these proteins:
- the gerN_1 gene encoding Na(+)/H(+)-K(+) antiporter GerN — MESYTYLLLLAIILLSTKVFGLLTEHVHLPQVVGALLAGIIMGPSGLGVLESTDFLIKTAEIGVIMLMFTAGIDTDMKELKETGLQASVIAVLGVFVPLFLCGGLYLFFFCGGEFTAYNLLKSAFMGSVFSATSVSITVETLNEMGKLKTKTGTTLLSAALIDDIIGIVVLSILSAFSSGDSDPVMVMVHIVLFFVFVLGVGLVVRRIFTYVAEEHWHSRRVAVWSLAFCLLMAYCSEEWFGVADITGAYFAGLILCNVTKARKFVAKKFTITSYMVFTPVFFAGVGMKTNLRDMNSSILVFALLLVLAAVLSKVVGCGLGGLACRMTRHQSLVVGIGMVARSEVALMVAQRGISAGMIDPAILPAIVLAVIASALLTPVLLKMSISKGPELV; from the coding sequence ATGGAATCCTATACATATCTCTTGCTGCTGGCAATTATTTTGCTGTCCACAAAGGTCTTCGGACTGCTCACCGAGCACGTCCACCTGCCCCAGGTGGTGGGCGCTCTGCTGGCGGGCATCATCATGGGTCCCAGCGGCCTCGGCGTGCTGGAAAGCACTGACTTTCTGATTAAGACGGCGGAGATCGGCGTCATTATGCTCATGTTCACCGCCGGTATCGACACCGACATGAAAGAGCTGAAAGAGACCGGCCTCCAGGCCAGCGTCATCGCCGTGCTGGGGGTGTTCGTCCCCCTGTTCCTGTGCGGCGGGCTGTACCTCTTTTTCTTCTGCGGCGGGGAGTTCACCGCCTATAACCTGCTGAAATCTGCCTTTATGGGCTCGGTCTTCTCGGCCACCTCGGTGTCCATCACGGTGGAGACCCTCAACGAGATGGGCAAGCTGAAAACAAAGACGGGCACCACCCTGCTCAGCGCCGCCCTCATTGACGACATCATCGGCATTGTAGTCCTGTCCATCCTCAGCGCGTTCAGCTCCGGGGACTCCGATCCGGTGATGGTGATGGTCCATATCGTGCTGTTTTTCGTCTTTGTGCTGGGCGTGGGCCTGGTGGTCCGCCGGATCTTTACCTATGTGGCCGAGGAGCACTGGCACAGCCGCCGGGTGGCGGTGTGGTCGCTGGCCTTCTGCCTGCTCATGGCCTACTGCTCCGAGGAGTGGTTCGGCGTGGCCGATATCACCGGCGCATACTTCGCCGGACTGATCCTGTGCAACGTGACCAAGGCCCGGAAATTTGTGGCTAAGAAGTTCACCATCACCTCCTATATGGTGTTTACCCCGGTGTTCTTTGCCGGCGTAGGCATGAAGACTAACCTGCGGGACATGAACTCCAGCATTCTGGTCTTCGCCCTGCTTCTGGTGCTGGCCGCCGTGCTGTCCAAGGTGGTGGGCTGCGGCCTGGGCGGACTGGCCTGCCGCATGACCCGTCATCAGTCCCTGGTGGTGGGCATCGGCATGGTGGCCCGGAGCGAGGTGGCCCTGATGGTGGCCCAGCGGGGCATCAGCGCGGGGATGATCGACCCCGCTATCCTCCCCGCCATCGTCCTGGCCGTCATCGCCTCCGCTCTTCTGACCCCCGTGCTCCTCAAGATGTCCATCTCCAAGGGCCCCGAGCTGGTATGA